One region of Oreochromis aureus strain Israel breed Guangdong linkage group 19, ZZ_aureus, whole genome shotgun sequence genomic DNA includes:
- the LOC116326089 gene encoding protein yippee-like 5, translating into MLILVWSSAQRTGTAEKEKQSHDDDDGINSRCATEIYFKKSVTPSLCTTFCVTRPNLKSLNLVNPGDQTMGRIFLDHIGGTRLFSCANCDTILTNRSELISTRFTGATGRAFLFNKVVNLQYSEVQDRVMLTGRHMVRDVSCKNCNSKLGWIYEFATEDSQRYKEGRVILERALVRESEGFEEHVPSDNS; encoded by the exons ATGTTGATACTAGTTTGGAGCTCAGCGCAGAGGAcaggaacagctgaaaaagaaaaacaaagccacGACGACGACGACGGTATAAACAGCAGATGTGCGACTGaaatttactttaaaaagtCGGTGACACCATCGCTGTGCACGACATTTTGTGTCACCAGACCGAATTTGAAAAG CCTTAATTTAGTCAATCCCGGTGATCAGACAATGGGGCGCATCTTCTTGGACCACATCGGCGGAACACGTCTCTTCTCTTGTGCCAACTGTGACACAATCCTGACTAATAGGTCCGAACTAATCTCTACACGATTCACAGGAGCCACAGGCAGAGCTTTCCTCTTCAATAAG GTGGTGAACCTCCAGTACAGTGAGGTGCAGGACAGAGTGATGCTCACCGGCAGACACATGGTGAGGGATGTCAGCTGTAAGAACTGCAACAGCAAACTGGGCTGGATCTACGAGTTTGCTACTGAGGACAGTCAGCGGTACAAGGAGGGCCGCGTCATCCTGGAGAGGGCACTGGTTAGGGAGAGTGAGGGCTTTGAAGAGCATGTCCCCTCAGATAACTCCTGA
- the lclat1 gene encoding lysocardiolipin acyltransferase 1, which translates to MAVSVRGLYFVVTLFLGSFFGSVFMLGPVLPLMLLSPAWYRWLTDRIVATWLTLPVSLLELVFGVKVVITGDGFIPGERSVIIMNHRTRLDWMFLWCCLLRYSYLRLEKICLKAALKAVPGFGWAMQVACFVFIQRRWEEDKKHLENMLDYFCDIREPLQLLLFPEGTDLTENTRAKSDAFAAQNSLPKFEYVLHPRTTGFTFIVDRLRKGDNLDAVHDITVAYPKNIPQTERHLVSGHFPREIHFHVRRYPVSALPTSSSDLESWCRERWAEKEVRLRDFYSGQPRAFDRDGVARVPPCKSELRVTLIKAASLLYWSSFIALCFTGLWLWAPFRLYFLIMVGVYIAQHKRFGGLEMLEMACHRYWKSVSADVSENNKVLDGKMK; encoded by the exons ATGGCTGTGTCAGTGCGGGGCCTGTACTTTGTGGTGACCCTGTTTTTGGGTAGTTTCTTCGGGAGCGTCTTCATGCTGGGGCCAGTTTTACCCCTCATGTTGTTGTCTCCTGCTTGGTACCGCTGGCTCACTGATCGAATTGTGGCTACCTGGCTCACCCTACCTGTG TCCTTGCTGGAGCTAGTATTTGGAGTGAAGGTGGTGATAACAGGTGATGGTTTCATTCCCGGAGAGCGGAGTGTGATTATCATGAACCACCGTACCCGCCTCGACTGGATGTTCCTTTGGTGTTGTCTGCTCAGGTACAGCTACCTTCGTCTGGAAAAGATCTGCCTCAAGGCTGCGCTTAAGGCTGTTCCTGGCTTTG GTTGGGCAATGCAGGTTGCCTGCTTCGTCTTCATTCAGCGTCGTTGGGAGGAGGACAAGAAGCATTTGGAGAACATGCTGGACTACTTTTGTGACATCAGAGAGCCCTTGCAGTTGCTGCTCTTCCCAGAAGGCACCGACCTTACCG aaaatacaaGGGCAAAGAGCGACGCGTTTGCTGCACAGAACAGCCTGCCGAAGTTTGAGTATGTTCTTCATCCCCGCACCACAGGATTCACCTTCATTGTGGACAGACTACGAAAAG GTGACAATTTGGATGCCGTCCATGACATTACAGTCGCCTACCCCAAGAACATCCCACAGACAGAACGCCACCTCGTATCCGGCCATTTCCCGCGTGAGATCCACTTCCATGTCCGGCGCTATCCGGTATCTGCACTTCCCACCTCTTCCTCTGACTTAGAATCTTGGTGTCGGGAGCGCTGGGCCGAGAAGGAGGTCCGGTTGCGGGACTTTTACTCAGGGCAGCCCCGCGCCTTTGACAGGGATGGCGTTGCACGTGTGCCACCCTGTAAGTCAGAGCTGCGAGTTACTCTGATCAAAGCGGCCTCACTGCTGTATTGGAGCAGCTTCATTGCTCTGTGTTTCACTGGCCTGTGGCTCTGGGCTCCTTTCAGGCTTTACTTCCTGATCATGGTTGGAGTGTACATAGCTCAGCACAAGCGCTTTGGAGGCCTTGAGATGCTGGAGATGGCCTGCCATCGATACTGGAAGTCAGTGTCTGCTGATGTCAGTGAGAACAATAAAGTGCTAGATGGAAAAATGAAGTGA